Genomic segment of Bacillota bacterium:
GGTTACCCCGGCACCCCCGCCACGGAGGTAATTGAGGCACTGGCGCGATACCCGGAGGTCTGGGTGCAGTGGTCTACCAACGAGAAAGTGGCCGTGGAGGTGGTGATCGGCGCCTCCTTTGCAGGCGCCCGCGCCCTGGCAGCCATGAAGCACGTGGGGCTGAACGTGGCCGCCGACCCTCTCCTGACTTTCTGCTACATGCCCACCAACGGTGGCACCGTCATCGTGTCGGCCGACGACCCCGGTATGCACTCTTCCCAGAACGAACAGGACAACCGCCAGTACGGCCGCATGGCCCGTACCCCGGTACTCATGCCCTCCGACTCGGCCGAGGCCAGGGACTTCACCCGGGCCGCCTTCGACCTCTCCGAGAGGTTCGCCACCCCGGTGATCCTGCGCAGCACCACCCGCCTCTCCCACGGGCGCAGCCCGGTGACCCTCGGCCCCCGCCAGGAGGGGCCAAAACCCCTCCGCTTCGAACGCAGGCCCCCGGACTTCGTAATGTTACCCGCCCATGCCCGCCGCCGCCACCCCGTGGTGGAGGAGCGGCTCGACGCCCTGCGCGCGTACGCGGAGGATTGCCCCCTCAACCGGGTGGAATGGCGCAGCACCGACCTGGGCTTCATCACGGGCGGGGTGGCATACCAGTACGTGAAAGAGGCGTTCCCCGATGCCTCCGTGCTCAAGCTGGGCCTGGCTTACCCCATCCCGCGCGAACTCATCCGCCGCTTCGCCGCCGGGGTGCGCCAGCTCTTCGTAGTGGAAGAGGGAGATCCCTTCTGGGAGGAACTGATCCTGGCGCAGGGCACGGGTGTCCTCGGCCAGGGGGTGGCCGGCCCGCAGGTGTTCCCCCGGATAGGCGAGTTGTCCGTAGGAACGGTGCGCCACGCCGCAGCCCACTTCCTCCACCGCACCGTCACTACTTCCACCGTGGCCGCCATCCCGGCGGGGTCGCCGCCGCCGCCGCCCACCACACCGGAGCCCACGTCGGGCGCGGCGCCATCGCCGGCACCGGAGCCCGTGGGGAGCGCGGCGGAATTGCCGGGTCGGCCGCCCGTGCTGTGCGCCGGCTGCCCCCACCGCGGCGTCTTCTACGTGCTGGCCAAGTACCACCTCATCACCACCGGCGACATCGGCTGCTACACCCTGGGGGCAGCACCGCCCTTCCACAGCATCGACACCTGCACCTGCATGGGGTCATCCATCGGGCACGCCCTGGGCCTGGAGAAAGCGCTGGGACCCGACTTCTCCCGCCGGGCGGTGGCGGTCATAGGAGACTCCACCTTCGTCCACTCGGGCATCACCCCCCTCATCGACATGGTTTACAACCGGGGCACGGGCACGGTGATCATCCTGGACAACGGCACCACCGCCATGACCGGGCACCAGGGCCACCCGGCCTCCGGCTGGGACGCCCGGCACCAGCCCGCTCCCCGCCTCGACCTGGAGGCCCTGTGCCGGGCCTGCGGGGTGAATGACGTCGGGGTAGTGGACGCGTACGATCTCAAGGCGGTGGAGAAGGCGGTAAAGGCTGCGCTGGCGCGCCCGGAGCCCTCGGTGATCATCGCCCGGCGGGCGTGCGTGCTGCTCCCGGGCGCCGCGGCACCCCCCATCCGCTTCCTTCCCGAGAAGTGCATCGACTGCACCGCCTGCTTCCGCATTGGATGTCCCGCCCTGGAGAAGGACACCGGGCGGGGGGGCAAGCGCCCGCGCCTGAACGAAGGGCTGTGCACGGGCTGCCTCATGTGCGTGCAACTGTGCAAGCCGGGAGCCCTGGTACCTCCCGAGGAGGCCTAGTCCGATGATCGAAGTTATCATCCGCCCGGGGGCGGAGCGCACCGAGTCCCCGGCAACCGCAACGGGTACGGGGCAGATCGAGGACATCGTGATCGCCAGTGTGGGGGGACAGGGCGCTATCCTGGCCACCCGTATCCTGGCGTCCCTCTTTCTCGGCCAGGGGTGGGAGGTTAAGACCTCCGAAGTGCATGGCATGGCCCAGCGGGGCGGGAGCGTGGAGAGCCACGTGCGCCGGGGTCGGACCGTTCACTCACCGCTGGTACCGCGCGGGGAGGCCAACCTCTTGCTCGCCCTGGAGCAACTGGAGGCGTTGCGGTTCCTGCCCTGGTTGCGGTCGGGGGGTACCTGCGTGTGCAGCACGGAACGCATCGCCCCCGTCACCGTCACCCAGGGGAACCAGGCCTACCCGGAAGGGGTGCGGGAGATCCTGGCGGAGAAGGCGGGTACCCTGTTGTGGGTAGACGCCCCCGCCCTGGCCCGCGGGGCGGGCAACCTGCGGGCAGCCAACGTGGCCCTGCTGGGTGCCCTCTCCCCCCTCCTGGAGGCAACCGAGCAGGAGTGGCAGCAGGCCATCACCGCACACCTGCCCGAGCGGGTGCGGGCGGTGAACCTGGCCGCCTTCCGCCTGGCCCGCGAACTCAGCCTGGCCCGCCTCCACGCCGGAACTCGCCCCGCATAGTCACGAGGAGGTACACCTCATGAGCGACGCCGACACCCGAGGAAACCTGGATGCCTTCTTCGCGCCCCGCACGGTGGCGGTGGTGGGGGCCTCACGCGACCCCGCCAAAATCGGGCATCTGGTGCTGAAGTACCTCCTGGAGAGCGACGCCCGCGTCTACCCGGTCAACCCGTCCGCCGGGGAGATCCTGGGCCGGCCCTGTTACCCGGACCTGGCCTCCATCCCGGAGGACGTCGACCTGGCGGTGCTGGCCGTACCCGCACCGGCCACCGTGGAGATGGTCCGGCAGTGCGTGGAGAAGGGCGTGCGCGCCATCATCGGCCAGGCCTCCGGCTTCGGAGAAACCGGGGAAGAGGGCAGACGCCTCGAAGAACAGATCAAGGGGATTCTAAGCGCCGTGCCCGCGGAGAGGCGGCCCCGCTTCCTGGGACCGAACACCCTGGGGGTATATGTGCCCAGGCGACGCCTTGACACCACCTTTACCCTGCGGGAGCGCAGCCCCCGGCCCGGACCGGGCGACATCGCCTTCATCTCCCAGAGCGGCGCCACCGCCGTATGCATCATGGAGGCGGCCGCTTCCCTGGGGGTAGGGCTCTCCGCGTTCGCCGGCATCGGCAACAAGCTGGATGTGGACGAAAACGAGTTGCTCGACTACTTCGCCGAAGACCCTCATACCCGCGCCATCGCCTTCTACCTGGAGAGCTTCCGGGACGGGCGCGGCTTCCTGGAGAGGTGCCGCCGCATCACCCCCCACACGCCGGTGGTGGTGCTCAAGACGGGCCGCTCGGCGGCGGGGGCGCGGGCCGCCGCCCTGCACACGGGATCCCTAGTGGGCTCCGACCGGGTGGTGGAGGGGGCGCTGCGCCAGGTGGGTGCCTTCCGGGCGTACGACGAGGAGGAACTCGTGGACATGGCCCGGGCCCTGGGCCACGGCCGTCCCCTCCCCGGCAAGAGGGTGGCGGTGCTCACCACCGCCGGCGGCCTGGGCGTGATCGCCACCGACCTCTTGGAATCCCGCGAGCGGGGGGCAGGCCTGGAACTGGCCACCCTGTCCGAGCAGGGCCGGGGACGCCTGCGCTCGGCGCTGGTCCCGTTCGCTGCCGTGGAGAACCCCGTCGACCTCACCGCAAACAGCAGCAACGAGCATTACGCCGCCAGCCTGGAGGTCCTCGAAGCGGAAGCCGGCGTAGACGCCGTCCTGTGCGTGATGCAGTTCCAGAGTCCCTTTGTCGACGACCGCCTGGCAGGGCTCATCATGGACCGCTTCCACCACGGACCCAAACCCATGGTGGTGGTGACCATCGGGGGCGAGCTCTCCCAGCGCGGCCTGCGCCAGGTGGTGGGGGCGGGCGTCCCCGCCTACCCCTCCCTGCGGCGGGCCGTGCGGGCCCTGGCCGCCCTCTATGAGCGTGGCCTTTACCTCTCCCGTCAGCGCCCCGGCCCCGAAGCGCCCGCCGCCACCGCCGCCGGGCATCCGTCCCCCCTGGCATGCGCGGGGCAGGCGGCGGACGACCCACGGAAGATGGTGCGGCCCGGGGTCCCCCTGGCCGAGCACCAGGTCAAAGACCTTCTCGCCACCTACGGCATCCCGGTGCCGCCACGGCTTGTGCTGCAGCCAGGGGATGCATCGCGGCCCGGGAATGGATCGGGGCGTGGGGGCGCGTTGCCACCTGGGAACCTCCCCTTCCCCTATCCCGTGGTGGTGAAGACTTCCGCCCCCGACATCCTCCACAAGACCGAGCTGGGGGGCGTGCGTCTGGGCATCCGCGACCGGGACGAGTTGGACGAGGCCCTCGCCGCCATGGGCGCACGGTTCCCGGGCAAGACCCTCGTGGTGGAAGCCCAGGAGCCCCCCGGCGTGGAGGCCATCGTGGGCTTCATCCACGATGCCACTTTCGGCCCCTCCCTCATGGTAGGGTTGGGCGGCATCTTCACCGAGTTGTACCAGGACGTGGCCTTCCGGGTGGCCCCCATCACCGCAGCTGACGCCCGCGACATGATCCAGCAACTGCGCGGGGGTCACCTCTTCGACGGCTTCCGCGGCATCAGGGCCGGCCGGGAAGCGCTGGTCTCCGTGCTGATGGGGATGTCGCGCCTGGCCGAAGACCTGGGCGACCACATCGAGCAGATGGACCTCAACCCCGTGATCATCTACCCGGACCGGGCCGTGGTCGTGGACGCCAAGCTCCGCGTTCGCTGAGTCGGCCCAACCTCAGTGAGGTTGGTGGCACTGCACGCAGTTCATACGGCCCTGCACATTGTCCAGGGCGCTGTCCTTGCCCACGTGGCAGCTCATGCATCCGGCGAACTCCGCCGACGGCTTGTAGGCGGGTGCGAACACCCCATCAGCCTGCTTGTTGAGCAATTCCACCGCAAAGGCGGCCACGTCGCCGGTCAACTTGGCGCAGCGCTCTTTTCGCTCCGGATCGGTAACCTTGTGCCCGGAGGCCTTGCACCACTCGCCCACTGACACGTGGCACAGAGGTGAGCCGGAGACGTTCTGGACCTGTCCGGGGAACTTGCTGTATGTGTCGTGCTCCTTGCTGGGGAACGGTTCCTGGGTGTACCATCCCACCAAGTCGTTGACCAGCACGTTGTACACGCCCTTACCGCACACCAGGTTTATGGCCGCGCAGGACCCGTTCAGGGCTCCGCACACGGTTCCCCAGCCCACCACTCCCCCTTCGCCATAACGGAACATGTCCGCCGGGATCGCGGTGAACGGAAAACCCACCTCTTCAGCCAGCGTAAGGACAATGGCGGAGAAGGCACCGTAGCAGCAAGCTCCCTTGTAATAGCCCTCGTATCCCCTCTTGCGCACGACCTCGGGATCCAGCTTCTTGTAAGTCCACGGCCACTGCGGTACTGCTGCGGCCGTCTGAGCGGTCTTGATATCGACGGTGCGGCTGCTCCCTTCCCAGAGCACTGTGGCCCCCATGGACTCCGCCACTGCGCGCACGGGCGCCAGGGTAACATCGTTCTCGAGACGGGCCGCGATGGGACCCACCACTTCCTTGCCATTGACCACTATGCGGACGCTTTCACCAGCCTGCGCCCGGCCCGGTAGTACCAGGCCCGTCACTCCCCCTGTCACGGCCGCTCCTGCAGCCAGGGCCCCCGCGCCCAGCAGGAATTTCCTCCTCGAAATCACCTTCTGCTCTGCTATCACGGTTTCACCCCCACCTTTCGCCGGCCTCCCTCCCCGGCCCGACCGCACAGGCCCAAACCCGGGGAGGCTAACCCGGCGCTGCCTGGACTTTGTGAACACATTCTCTTGCCTGGGGATTCGCTCCCTCCCCTGCCAATCCTTCGCCTCACCCATCCAGCTTTGCTGTCACCCATAAACCGGCCTTATGGCCGCGCCGATGGGGATGTCGCGCCCGGCCGAGGGACTGGGCGACCACATCGAGCAGATGGACCTCAACCCCATGTGCGTGTTCCCAGACCGCGCCATGGTGGTGGACGCCAAGCTCCGCCTCAACGCGGTTAGTGGTGGTGGACGCCTATCTCCACCTCAGTCGGGTTAGTGGCGCTGTGCGGAGTTCGTCCGGCCCTGCCGGCCCAGGAAATCCCGTATGGCAACGACAAAGCCACGAATGTCGTCCAGGTCGGATTGAATGATCTCGTACAACTCCTCGTCGGTCACCAGGTGGTAAAGGTGAACAAGCCGGTTTCGATAACCCGCCATCTTGACCAGTTGCTCGCCCAGGTGCCGGTCCACGACACCTCTCGCCGCCAGCCCCTGGGCAATCGATTTGTATTCCAGGGTCAGGTCCGCACCGCCGGTCTTGGCCAGGATATGCCGCCCGACGTCGAACACGGCCTCCAGCGATCGCCGCAGGTAGCTCTCGGTCGCTCCGATGACCTTCTTATCTGCCAGAAACGCTTCCCGCTCAAACCGTCTCAGCTCTTCCAGCTCTGTAAGGTATGACTTTATCAGCGACAGTCGTTCCTGAACCAGAGAGACATTGATCATAGTCACACCTCTTCCAGGACCTCCTGGTAGAACCGATCCAGGAAAGGCTTGAAATCGGCCGCCCGCCGCAAGACAGACATCTCGTACCGATCCCGAAAGGCAGAACTGGCTTCGAAAACGCAAACCCCCGCGAGTGCCTCGGCCTGGAAGACAGAGTGGTGTTCCTCCAGCAACACCAGATCAACCGCATAGGGAGCGAAGAAATCGGCCAAACCACAGTACAAGGATGTATACATGTCCAAACGTCCGCGGGCATCAGAGGGCAACGGTCGCGCGGTGACGACACCGATGTCTATGTCCGCAAGCGGATCCCGCAGTTCCACGTCTTCCCCGTGCAGCATGCGCAAAGCATTGGCCACCTGCGAACCGAAAAGGTAGACCAGGGCCAACCCGTGCTCGCGGCAGACGCGCTGGAATGCCCCAAGCTTCCCCTCTTCTCCTGCATGTCTCGCTACGCCCTGCTCGGTCAAGTGCGTTACTCACCTTCCTCAGAGCACACCCTGATGTTACCAGAGGGAATCCCGAGGGGCAAGCACGGCCTGAGGAGCGGCCGCCGTAGACACCGGCGAGCGGCCTGGCAAC
This window contains:
- the iorA gene encoding indolepyruvate ferredoxin oxidoreductase subunit alpha, with product MVQVTEQPPGAGTRVLLSGNEAIARGAYEAGVRVAAGYPGTPATEVIEALARYPEVWVQWSTNEKVAVEVVIGASFAGARALAAMKHVGLNVAADPLLTFCYMPTNGGTVIVSADDPGMHSSQNEQDNRQYGRMARTPVLMPSDSAEARDFTRAAFDLSERFATPVILRSTTRLSHGRSPVTLGPRQEGPKPLRFERRPPDFVMLPAHARRRHPVVEERLDALRAYAEDCPLNRVEWRSTDLGFITGGVAYQYVKEAFPDASVLKLGLAYPIPRELIRRFAAGVRQLFVVEEGDPFWEELILAQGTGVLGQGVAGPQVFPRIGELSVGTVRHAAAHFLHRTVTTSTVAAIPAGSPPPPPTTPEPTSGAAPSPAPEPVGSAAELPGRPPVLCAGCPHRGVFYVLAKYHLITTGDIGCYTLGAAPPFHSIDTCTCMGSSIGHALGLEKALGPDFSRRAVAVIGDSTFVHSGITPLIDMVYNRGTGTVIILDNGTTAMTGHQGHPASGWDARHQPAPRLDLEALCRACGVNDVGVVDAYDLKAVEKAVKAALARPEPSVIIARRACVLLPGAAAPPIRFLPEKCIDCTACFRIGCPALEKDTGRGGKRPRLNEGLCTGCLMCVQLCKPGALVPPEEA
- a CDS encoding indolepyruvate oxidoreductase subunit beta; its protein translation is MIEVIIRPGAERTESPATATGTGQIEDIVIASVGGQGAILATRILASLFLGQGWEVKTSEVHGMAQRGGSVESHVRRGRTVHSPLVPRGEANLLLALEQLEALRFLPWLRSGGTCVCSTERIAPVTVTQGNQAYPEGVREILAEKAGTLLWVDAPALARGAGNLRAANVALLGALSPLLEATEQEWQQAITAHLPERVRAVNLAAFRLARELSLARLHAGTRPA
- a CDS encoding acetate--CoA ligase family protein; this encodes MSDADTRGNLDAFFAPRTVAVVGASRDPAKIGHLVLKYLLESDARVYPVNPSAGEILGRPCYPDLASIPEDVDLAVLAVPAPATVEMVRQCVEKGVRAIIGQASGFGETGEEGRRLEEQIKGILSAVPAERRPRFLGPNTLGVYVPRRRLDTTFTLRERSPRPGPGDIAFISQSGATAVCIMEAAASLGVGLSAFAGIGNKLDVDENELLDYFAEDPHTRAIAFYLESFRDGRGFLERCRRITPHTPVVVLKTGRSAAGARAAALHTGSLVGSDRVVEGALRQVGAFRAYDEEELVDMARALGHGRPLPGKRVAVLTTAGGLGVIATDLLESRERGAGLELATLSEQGRGRLRSALVPFAAVENPVDLTANSSNEHYAASLEVLEAEAGVDAVLCVMQFQSPFVDDRLAGLIMDRFHHGPKPMVVVTIGGELSQRGLRQVVGAGVPAYPSLRRAVRALAALYERGLYLSRQRPGPEAPAATAAGHPSPLACAGQAADDPRKMVRPGVPLAEHQVKDLLATYGIPVPPRLVLQPGDASRPGNGSGRGGALPPGNLPFPYPVVVKTSAPDILHKTELGGVRLGIRDRDELDEALAAMGARFPGKTLVVEAQEPPGVEAIVGFIHDATFGPSLMVGLGGIFTELYQDVAFRVAPITAADARDMIQQLRGGHLFDGFRGIRAGREALVSVLMGMSRLAEDLGDHIEQMDLNPVIIYPDRAVVVDAKLRVR
- a CDS encoding C-GCAxxG-C-C family (seleno)protein codes for the protein MIAEQKVISRRKFLLGAGALAAGAAVTGGVTGLVLPGRAQAGESVRIVVNGKEVVGPIAARLENDVTLAPVRAVAESMGATVLWEGSSRTVDIKTAQTAAAVPQWPWTYKKLDPEVVRKRGYEGYYKGACCYGAFSAIVLTLAEEVGFPFTAIPADMFRYGEGGVVGWGTVCGALNGSCAAINLVCGKGVYNVLVNDLVGWYTQEPFPSKEHDTYSKFPGQVQNVSGSPLCHVSVGEWCKASGHKVTDPERKERCAKLTGDVAAFAVELLNKQADGVFAPAYKPSAEFAGCMSCHVGKDSALDNVQGRMNCVQCHQPH
- a CDS encoding DUF86 domain-containing protein; this translates as MINVSLVQERLSLIKSYLTELEELRRFEREAFLADKKVIGATESYLRRSLEAVFDVGRHILAKTGGADLTLEYKSIAQGLAARGVVDRHLGEQLVKMAGYRNRLVHLYHLVTDEELYEIIQSDLDDIRGFVVAIRDFLGRQGRTNSAQRH
- a CDS encoding nucleotidyltransferase domain-containing protein, giving the protein MTEQGVARHAGEEGKLGAFQRVCREHGLALVYLFGSQVANALRMLHGEDVELRDPLADIDIGVVTARPLPSDARGRLDMYTSLYCGLADFFAPYAVDLVLLEEHHSVFQAEALAGVCVFEASSAFRDRYEMSVLRRAADFKPFLDRFYQEVLEEV